The Pyrus communis chromosome 8, drPyrComm1.1, whole genome shotgun sequence region ACCTCCCACCTTTCTCCAAAAGCCTCAAATGTTGACATGCATTATAAATTGTCCTCAGTGTAGATACATTTCGTTTGTCTCTTCATTTTAGTGTAGTCAAAATCTCCTTTGGTTGCACCAAACTTTTAGACAGATCAGTCAACAACGAAGTCTCTTTAGGCAATAATCTATCAGCAAATGAATGACCCTCCAAATGGCCTGCTACTGTGTGATTATGCACTCCAATAACTACCGTCAATATCCAATCATCATCAATTGCTAGCTTTTTACCTTTTAATTGAAACGGGCATCCACATTTTTTCGTTCCAGAATTCCTTCTATCCTCATCCGTTATGTCTTTTTTGTGAATTCGATTTACATATTGTCAATTCCCTTCATAACCCATGTAAGTCTAGGGCTCCTGTTATCTTTTCCACCTTGATCGGATCATAAGGTCACAATAACAAAACCATTGAccttcccaacttctcgagccCATTGTATTAATTCTTCTCTACTCTTGAATAACTACGTACCAAAATTGCACATTatgaataaacatacaagagTATAAGTAAATCAATTGCATAGTCAAGCAAATATTACCTTATTTGTGGTAAACTCACTAGTACAATCCACCATATGTGTAGATGCTGGATTATTGCCAGATTCATTTACCTGCTGCAAACGAATTCCACCATACGTAAATAAATGGGCATTACATCAAGTTGAAAATAGTGCTAATTAAGAAAGGGATTTGTGTGTAGGTTTCGAAGACAACACATCAAGTTGGACGATTATCAATGTCAGTTAAGACAAACATGCCTTACTTGAATTACTACCCTAACCTAATGAAAACGAATTCCAGGAATTCTCATAGGAAAACGTGAAACAAATTGCACCCTAACCTAatgcaaattcaaataaaaagtcACAGAGCTATGCTTCAATTGTACGATGTCGACAAATCAAAATGACCCACATAAAATTATCTTTTACATGttcaacaaaaacataataatctACTTCTTCTATAGAAACGTCATcttctaagttcattctttttgctttctttgAATAAAAGGAGATGGGAAGGatgagttagggtttaaggGAGACAAATCGTCAAAACATAGCGTGAGAGTTATCACGcccaaacttttctttttttattttttatataaaaagaaaaaagtaatgCAAAAGAGGGTAACTAAGGTCCTTATTAGTCATTTTacaaatggacaaatttgtaattaaaaaaattcataaaaaagtgGGCGGGAAGATTAGACGTTGGGATGGGAATAACAGCTctcttaaaattaaataaatatgggTCACGCCTCTATTTGCTGGGAACACCAGCTCAGATGGGGAACGGGTACCCTGAAATTTTTTTCCTAAGGGTGAGCATACGGGTATTTGGACTCGTGCATTCGGACCATATTATTCAATGCAATGTAAAACTATCCAATttctatatttaatttttaaaatggtCCGAGTTGGACTTCTGAACGGAATCGAAATGGGtggtcccaaaaaaaaaaccgaatggttcggaaggggaaaaaaaatgaaacggATCCAATTGTTTCGATATTATACCAGAATTGGGTTAGTACCAaaaggaattggatcctctcatGAGCAAGAGATCAGGAACCTCATGACCCACTAACACGGAccgttgaattttgatccaacggctacaattattataacttttagaggggcaTTCTATTTGTTTTAATCCAACAGCCCGTGTTATTGGATCAAGAGGATCCTGATCTcctgctcaggagaggatccaattccgtaCCAAAATAATTTCGGTTTTTTCGAGTCGGTAATTGTAAAGGCGTAATTAAACCCTTATTACAATTCAAAAATCCCAACTTGAAACCCTAATTCTATTTCAAAATTTCCATTTTAGAATCCCAAACGGAAGCCTTAATTAAATTTGATGAATTAGGATGAAACTTCTTCTTTCTGCATTGCAGCCATCGGaggtgaaagagagagaaggcgTCATGTCGGAGTCGTCGAAGGTgatataaagagagagagagagagagagagagagagagcgtcACGTCGGTGGTGTGGCTAGCGTATGGTGCGGTGCGGTGTGGCCGAAGAAGGAAATAGAGAGAGAAGGCATCGGGTCGAACCTGCGTTGCGTTTACCACTACTCCTTGAGCCCCAGTGACATTCCCACCTGGTAAGTTGGTAACACAATTCAACACCATTTTCTACCCACTTGTTAACTTGTTAACATAATGGAAAAGCAATCGCACTGGAAAACCAAGTGCTAAACACCTATCATTTACGCATATATTTCCCGAAACAGAAAAGGTCATGAGAATATTGCGGACCTCAAAACAGTATACATCCGGAACACAAACAGAGAAGGTTCACAGCTTGTATTATTCCTGCGCTCTACCAGAACTAGTTATAACAACTGAAGCTGCGATAGTCCATATCAAATCATGTCAATCTCAGTCCTGCACTTCTTCCTTCTTTCGACTAGCTTTGAGATACCAACCGAGAGAAGCAGCAGCAGTCATAACACCAGCTACAACAGCATAATTCCGGTACTTGTCAGTCGATACCTTGGCTGTTGATGCTCCGGAGGAAGAGCCACTAGGTTTGGCATCAGAGACTGGGCCCCCTGAGCTTCCAGTTGGCTTCTCTTCTGGTTTAAGGCCCTGAAAATGTTCAAATTGACCATATTATTTGTGGCAGCGGCATGCCAATCCCAACCAGTGTGTAAATCAACCAGAACGTATAAATCAAATTGATTTTGTGATAACCATAATAAATATGTGATCAGCaacgcaaaaataaaaattgacacCAACAAATCGCACTATAAAGCGCAAGTGATGTCGTTCCAGTTTTATCGGGCTGTCCCCACCAGAGGGGCAGAAGATGAATAAAATAGGTGCACACCAATGTATGATCCCCACTTGTATTATTgtgtttttcaatttaaatgaGCTTTCATTGAACACTACAAAAACCTTCATAAGTGATCcgctaaaataaataaagaacgCTTTACATTCTAACGTGATGAGCATCTAAGATTGCTTAATTCTTAAAGAACAGAAAAAGTAAAACATTCTTATCATACTTTACGTGCAAGCTTCTCCAGCTTCTCTTGCTCGATTTTCTgcaaaataacaaacaaacaataactgTGAGAAGATGTATCAGAATAGCATTGCAAATATGATAAAGAAACAGACAAAATCAAAGCAATCATTCACGCATCATAGAGTATATCAACATATTTATGAGTATCTATACACACAGGTTTTTTCCACAAATAGAGTACCACAAACTTCCAAATGTGTGGGACTGACATGACAGCGATGAGATCCTACAAATCTAAATATCTGAAACAATACAAATGCATGGGTCATATTGTAATCCACTACAGAAACCAGGTGTTCTAATAGAAACCCCATCTGAGTGTCtggcaacaaaagaaaaacggaGAAACCATCTGCGAATCTGAGTAATCCTTTGAGCGACATTTCTATCACCAAATCATCTTAACACTAATCAAATTAAgatacattctttttttttttttttttttttttttccctttcaatGTTTGGATCTTCAAAACTCCAGCATAAAGCCAAAGGAGAATTAGATGCAAATCAAGATCCTAAACTGTTGATGCAGTTGACTTTCAATCccaaaaggaatgaaaataaaattaagaaacagCCAGAAGATTGGAGATAAATAGAAATAATGGGAATCGGTCTCAAAGGAAAAGCAGGCATTATTCTATCCTCGATTGTCATCACAATTGAAAGAATCAAATTCGATCAGACTAATACATTTTTAATCATTACGGAGAAACCCCCCACGCCCACTTGATAATCAACAttttagaataaaaaagaaaacaaagaaagaaataaaggcATCTCGAGAATAACAGAACAATATTTTATGGAAACCAAATCCAAAATGATTAGCATATGAACAGTGATTTGAGATCCATCGCATGTCGCCACTACCCAGTTCATATGTTGCTTTTATTTGGGCCTATGAAGTTCACATGCATATGTACAAGTTCAAGATATAAGTACAAGATTgatgaaacaaaattcaaataatttggttgtagaaaaagaaaagttcagGATTTAAGCTTAGGTGGGCTGAACTCATcaggttttgaataaaaaagaaatttgggATGCACCTAGCCGAGCCAAAGaacaactttttttatttttaattgctTAAGAAAAATCGCCTTTCACAGGTTCATTGGTATATGAATCTCAAAAGACCCACAATACGCTTGAGAAGTTCTAAAATCAAATTATGACATCTAATACAATAATCATGTGACACAGAAAGATTAAAACACAATGACCCATCAAATACATGTCTAAATTGCATtttattacattaaaaaaaataaagcctCTTCACCGTATGTGCTTGTACGTGGATCGACTTATTTAGCATTCCATTAACTTAGTTCTTGCATCATTTACACCCAACTCTAAAAGGTGTTTACCAGCTATAAGATTAATACTGAGGTCCATAGTATATAGACCTGATACATTTCTACAAGTTTATCTTCAGATTTTTAATCAGTTTCTTAGTTCATATTCCCAAGACAGACAAGTGATTTATATAAGTTCAGCTCCTAAATAAAGACGGTTCCATCATCCGACAATGTTCCTCAGCACTTAACCTACGTCCAAGAGgatattaataaaaatgcacCACAAATAAGCAGCCAAACAATTCAAAGGAAAGGCATAAGAGAAAATATCCAGGGAATTTAGAAATGACCTTGATGTAAACATTCTCTGCAGCTTTTTCCTCCTCACTGAGAACTTTTCCACTGCTTGAAAACCTCCGAGGCACAAACCTTGCAGCCATCCTTGATGCCATTGTAGTTGATTATCCTACCTGAAAATGATATTATGGATCAAGAAAAACACACCCTTATCTTTTATTCTATAAGCGATGTTTTCAGTTCTAAAAAAACCttctaaaatacaaaaaaccaaATATTGTAAACTGTTGATAATCTCTGATAAACCCAACTGTCTTATTGTTTAACTTAATAATATAACCTTTTCCACCATAACCTTTATCAAGTCATATTCAAATTGCATACGCACGATAGGATGTTCTCTATTGTACCCCACCCCTAGAACAACAAAACCATTAAGGACCTAATAGCACATAAGCCCTCTTCTGAGTCCAATATTAACTAGGCAAGTATGAGAATTCAGTAAGATACATTAAAGATCACCTCCAATTACAAACCCCGCCCTCATCCCCTCGCCCAAAAGAAAACCCAGAAGAAAAATTACACAAATAAAGAAAGAAGCAAAATGCCTCGGTCTGTTTGAATGCATATCACCGAGATTTCATTCTTCAAAATAAACATGGTATATTTAACACAAACTAAGGACCAACGGCAGCTTGTAACACACTCCCTTACTTTCTTTCGAAAGAAGAGAGAATTATATTTCACTATTTATAGCCTATAACTAAACAGAACCTTAATTCCCTTTGCCTTGACTTGCaaacaatttcattttgttATAACCTCATCCATTCCAATAAACCCAGATTACAGAATCATACGAAATGAAATGTGCTATAATacttttcaaaaaattattaaCAAATCGAGCTTCAATTTTTATAGAAATTAAGGAACTGGTGCAGCATAAATAAATTCAACCTTAAATCAGCACTGAAAAAATTTAGGAAAATTGATTCCACGAATTATATCGGAGTCACACTCGCAGTGGTGACTGACATCAAACAGCTAGGCAACTCGATTACAAACCCTAAAATTGCAAGAAACACACAGTCGATGAGAAATGTTACAGAGAAATGGCTTACCAGACGAACGCTTGCAGCGATTGAGACGAGAGATACGATAGAAGAAGAATCTAGTTGCTTAAAATGGGCATCCTCAGGTTTATAAAGGATGGACTCAGATGGAGTAATGGAACCTCTTCACCGCCTGATATaagaaaaggtttttttttttttttttttttaattgttttttattttgagcTGGACCGCTGGTTGGGTTCAATCATAGTTGCTGGCTCGGTTCAATTACATAGTTGATCAGTCGACCCACCTAAACCAAATTGCATGGAGGAATTTAAAATTTGGGTACTTTAATTATTCGTTTTGTACTATTTGGTACATGGGATGGGACGGAACGCACTCATCCCACGTTTAGTGCGCCAAATTATCTAGGACGCATTGTCCCGTAGAACGAATGttagtcattttttttgttctacCTTCCCCTTGGAACGACTTGTTCCAACctatggaacacaaaattataattttttgggaCAACAATACCCCTCTtccttttcattaatttcactGTTTACCCTCCCTCTTTCTCCCGTAGCCTCCTTCTCTTCTACCCTCCATCTCTCCTATAACCTCATCCTCCTCCACCACAAACCCAGCAAACCAACTATGGCTAACCAAATCCCAGCAAACCCATTCGAACTCAAACCTAGCTTTCTCTCGCCGCCTCCCTCCTCCCTGCTAGTCCCACAATGAGACTTTCGCCAGCGACACCCAGGACTCGCATAGCAAGCATCATCTAGCCTTTTTCGATGACAACAAAAAGTGCAAAGAAGAGACCAAGGCCGTCGTTGACAATGTCCAAGCTCCTCCACCGCTACCTATACAGTCCCTCTGTGCTCCACCTTCTTCTCTAGTGCTGTCACCATAGCCAGGTCGTCGTCGTAAGCCTAGAGAGGACGACGACAACGCTTCAAGGAGGACGATGATGGCACTGAAGAAATTGATTGAAATGAATTTGCATATCCGACGATCCGATGAAGCCTctgtaaattgaaaaaagaaaattttgggatttttctgTGTTTGATTTGAAGAGAAGGAaattaaaagaagagaaatatgGGTTTGAATTGaatagaaagaaaatgaaaagaaaagaaagtatGGGTATAATAAGAGAGAGTTTAGTTGAGGTCCTTAatcccttgtttttttttttctttttcttttttttttgtttggcttTCACTTACCCTACCAATTTAATTATTCCAAATTGTTATGGGTTTTgatacataaataaaaaaataattgctTATGGGTTTTATAAAATGAGCACATTTATATAATGAAATTTGGCTACATTTTATAtacaaaaaattggtacatttacataaaaacgtgggtacattttatagaaaacaatggatacattttatattaaaaaaacaacagtacattttagattaaaaataaatagtatttacattaaaaaatgggtacattttacataaaaaaatggtacttacaaaaaaatagggatacattttacatataacaaagtggtacatttgtaaaaaaaaatgggtacattataaataaattatgtgacacacctcgacctaAATTAAGGCATGATGGCCATCacatgagggtgacgtagccataaGCGCAGTGCGGAAGTGATAGTGATATGGAAATGTGGGTAAATAAAAACCGAATTAGCTAATCTACACTAGATAAATGTACAAGTGCGAGTGAAAGTGTTTAAGGTGTAAATACACATATTCAGAGCACAGGtaacctaagtgcagtccagcatGCTAAATATTACTTATATAGAATATGAAAGAAGTAAAGTTCCTACATTATTAGAAGtctgtcagaaccaccgtaGAATCCTCGTAAGCCACTAACACGAACTTCTACCTAAAACTTGGAAGGgcgcaaaatagaaagtgtgagtgggcaaaaacaaagctttttcaaaccatttctctttccaaaagtaataacccttcaccgtaaaaccttataatttcccagaaaatagtaatacatatgtatttatagaaatcaagctcgagagtaacgaaaaccaagtatatgccatgtcactaTCTCAACagtaaatatgtaagccaggtgatataaatcaatgtaaaagtgatatgctagctggagtcacctaatgtgacttaTACGGCCGAACCTATTGTTCATCAATctagccagagtcacctaatgtgacctacACGACACTAAACCTACACACGAGTAGGAACCatctaatgtggtctgtacgacaggctggatGTAAATAAGtgtgctcaagtgctacgatcacgggAAGGCTGTGCGACAAATCGCAGATCACTTACGAGTTGGAACCatctaatgtggtctgtacgacaagctgccACCTGACTTGGATTCAAGCTGAGCGTGCAGTACTAGAGGTgaatgatcacgtgaaggctaggccctggccaTGGGCggaacactaacaccggggtgcaggacaATGAGCTCTACGTGCATAAACTCATAATCAACTACCATGCAGCCATACCTTCaatatatactcacctgaacttacctgggcctcTGCATTATCATGCAAATTTATGCAaagctatactaatgcatatgctaaaatgtaaagcaaacatgacatggcattttaaaCGAAATTCTATTTAAAAACAGTTTCTGGGaaacgcatatatatataaaccaaaagtccactcactggtatgtagcagGGTCATAAACCCCGAGTCTCGCCTGGCTATGCTTGTCCTCCGAGAACATCtaacctatatgtgaaacaactaattcaacgttaattttaagcacataaccaaaatcgGGCAATAACTTCTCGTACGTTGCtcaatggggtgtttgaatataccgtcgtggcctactcaacaccacaaGTATCCCCATATTCTTAGAATAATTTTCTGACGTCCCACGCGCCTTCACGCACCGGCCACGCGCAAgcatgtgcctggcacactgacggaaTCCCTAatggcgttagggaatattccgtttaAAAACTAATGGtgttacctgacgccgttagtatattccgtcaaagttgacggaatattccccctTCTTATCCTGTGGCTTCGCCGAAGCTGCCGCCAGCCGCAGTCTGTGTCTCCgatttttgaaaaattttaaaacttcaatatctcactcatttttcaaccaaaattgaTGAATTTTATTTGGATTTGAAGCTCTTAGAGAGTAGAACCTAACCTTACCTGTTTGAAGTCCTAAAACCGACGAGAAGTTGTCGGAAAATTCCTCGAAATT contains the following coding sequences:
- the LOC137743629 gene encoding uncharacterized protein At2g27730, mitochondrial-like; the protein is MASRMAARFVPRRFSSSGKVLSEEEKAAENVYIKKIEQEKLEKLARKGLKPEEKPTGSSGGPVSDAKPSGSSSGASTAKVSTDKYRNYAVVAGVMTAAASLGWYLKASRKKEEVQD